The proteins below come from a single Alnus glutinosa chromosome 9, dhAlnGlut1.1, whole genome shotgun sequence genomic window:
- the LOC133877837 gene encoding root phototropism protein 2 translates to MAASVKGNSSRLSMAMERTGQWVFSQDIPTDVVVVVGEANFSLHKFMLVAKSNYIRKLIMESKEPDLTRIDLSDIPGGPEIFEKAAKFCYGVNFEITVHNVAALRCAAEYLQMTDKYCDSNLAGRTEDFLSQVALTSLSGAIVVLKSCQDLLPMAEHLRLVQRSVDVASSKACCEANFPSRSPPNWWTEELSILDIDFFGKIITAMKQRGAKALIVSSALITYTERSLRDLVRDHSGNGTKSTGSDGDSPLRIQQRELLELIVALLPSEKAALPINFLCCLLRSAIFLQASNTKCKNELEKRISAILEHVTVDDLLVLSFTYDGERLFDLESVRRIISGFAEKEKSVAVFNAGDFGEHCSTAMQRVAKTVDAYLGEIATYVDLSISKFNGIANLVPKAARKVDDDLYRAVDIYLKAHPNLDEIEREKVCSVMDPLKLSYEARVHASQNKRLPVQTVLHALYYDQLKLRSGVDDSSAAPDAVATRTQLQTDVSLIRENESLRSELMKMKLYISDIQKNNGRGTSSTPAKGEPSSKRPTFFSSVSKKLSKLNPFRHGSKDTSNIDEGAVDLSKPRRRRFSIS, encoded by the exons ATGGCTGCCTCTGTGAAGGGCAACAGCAGCAGGCTCTCCATGGCCATGGAAAGAACCGGCCAATG GGTTTTCTCTCAAGATATTCCAACTGATGTTGTAGTTGTAGTTGGTGAAGCAAACTTCTCTCTTCACAAG TTCATGCTGGTGGCCAAGAGCAACTACATAAGAAAACTGATAATGGAATCGAAAGAACCTGATCTGACGAGGATCGATCTCTCTGACATCCCTGGAGGTCCCGAGATCTTCGAGAAAGCAGCCAAATTCTGCTACGGTGTCAACTTCGAGATCACAGTGCACAACGTAGCAGCTCTCCGTTGCGCCGCCGAGTACCTCCAAATGACCGATAAGTACTGCGACAGCAACCTTGCCGGCCGAACCGAAGATTTCCTCTCACAGGTTGCCTTGACCAGCCTCTCCGGCGCCATCGTCGTCTTGAAATCGTGTCAAGATCTTCTTCCCATGGCTGAACACCTCCGTCTCGTCCAAAGATCCGTCGACGTTGCCAGTTCCAAG GCGTGTTGCGAGGCCAACTTTCCGAGCCGGTCACCGCCGAACTGGTGGACAGAGGAATTATCGATCTTAGACATTGATTTCTTCGGCAAAATCATCACCGCAATGAAACAACGCGGCGCAAAAGCGCTCATCGTATCGAGCGCTCTGATAACGTACACGGAGAGATCGCTCCGAGATCTAGTCCGGGACCACTCCGGCAACGGCACTAAGTCCACGGGTTCCGACGGCGACTCTCCACTCAGAATCCAGCAACGCGAGCTCCTGGAGTTGATTGTAGCTCTCTTGCCCTCCGAGAAGGCCGCTCTTCCGATCAACTTCCTCTGCTGCCTTCTCCGATCGGCGATATTCCTCCAGGCTTCGAACACCAAGTGCAAGAACGAGCTCGAGAAGCGGATCTCGGCGATCCTGGAGCACGTGACCGTCGACGACCTCCTGGTGCTCTCTTTCACCTACGACGGAGAGAGGCTGTTCGACCTGGAGAGCGTGAGGAGAATTATCTCGGGATTCGCGGAGAAGGAGAAGAGCGTGGCCGTATTTAACGCCGGTGATTTCGGAGAGCATTGCTCCACAGCGATGCAGAGAGTCGCCAAGACCGTTGACGCGTATCTAGGCGAGATCGCCACCTACGTGGATCTTAGCATTTCCAAGTTCAACGGTATCGCTAATCTAGTGCCGAAAGCCGCTAGAAAAGTAGACGATGATCTCTATCGGGCCGTTGATATCTATTTGAag gcGCATCCGAACCTGGACGAGATAGAGCGGGAGAAGGTGTGCAGTGTGATGGACCCATTGAAGCTGTCCTACGAGGCAAGGGTGCACGCCTCCCAGAACAAACGGTTGCCCGTACAGACCGTCCTCCATGCGCTCTACTACGATCAGCTGAAGCTGAGGAGCGGCGTAGACGATTCTAGCGCCGCGCCAGACGCTGTTGCGACGAGGACCCAGTTGCAGACCGACGTGTCACTGATCAGAGAGAACGAGTCGTTGCGTTCGGAGCTGATGAAGATGAAGCTTTACATTTCGGACATTCAGAAAAACAATGGTCGTGGGACGTCGTCCACGCCAGCCAAGGGTGAGCCTTCCTCCAAGAGGCCCACGTTCTTCTCGTCGGTGTCGAAGAAACTTAGCAAGTTGAACCCCTTCCGGCACGGGTCAAAGGACACTTCAAATATTGACGAAGGGGCAGTGGATCTTAGTAAGCCTAGGAGGAGAAGGTTCTCCATCTCTTAA
- the LOC133876960 gene encoding ATP-dependent RNA helicase DRS1-like, with product MGNEINENEAEGVGNEINENDVDEDIGYENKGEAGVKYIGREENDACGKELGKLDQQKDVEDEDDEDVMDENEGGAEVEDIGSNEIDVDEEISYENEGGAGVKDIGKDENDAGGIEPDQPDQQEAPRNPLIEDQIPIKKNTEFL from the exons ATGGGAAATGAAATTAACGAAAATGAAGCAGAAGGTGTGGGAAacgaaataaatgaaaatgatgTTGATGAAGACATCGGATATGAAAATAAGGGCGAAGCAGGAGTTAAATATATTggcagagaggaaaatgatgccTGTGGCAAAGAGCTTGGCAAACTCGATCAGCAAAAAG ATGTCgaagatgaagatgatgaagacGTGATGGATGAAAATGAGGGTGGAGCTGAAGTTGAAGATATTGGCAGTAATGAAATTGATGTTGATGAAGAGATCAGCTATGAAAATGAAGGCGGAGCAGGAGTTAAAGATATTGGCAAGGATGAAAATGATGCCGGAGGCATAGAGCCTGACCAACCTGATCAGCAAGAAGCTCCAAGGAATCCACTCATAGAAGATCAAATtccgataaaaaaaaataccgaattcttatga